One Paraburkholderia aromaticivorans DNA segment encodes these proteins:
- a CDS encoding AraC family transcriptional regulator: protein MIDPLAEVVTLLQPGARFSKVVLGAGSWRVRRSDSGQPLYYVILEGACRMQIDEHEPIDLVSGDFVLIPAAYDVAMSSLVPPPLGVETLAPIALGNNEFGIGEPDGRVDLRMMVGHCSFGSPDASLLVSLLPQIVHVRGVERLATLVQLVRDESRAQRPAREVVLSRLLEVLLIEALRSTAETTASPGLVRGLSDTRLAAAIRVMHEHPTRAWTVAELAKEAALSRSTFFERFNRTVGMAPMEYLLTWRMALAKDLLRRNKEPVAEVAQRVGYSSASTFSVAFTRHVGRPPAQYAREEQVITDDT, encoded by the coding sequence ATGATCGATCCGTTGGCCGAAGTCGTGACGCTGCTGCAGCCGGGCGCGCGTTTTTCCAAAGTGGTTCTCGGTGCGGGCTCATGGCGCGTGCGCCGCTCGGATAGCGGTCAGCCGCTTTACTACGTGATCCTCGAGGGCGCGTGCCGCATGCAGATCGACGAACACGAGCCCATCGACCTCGTCTCGGGAGATTTCGTGCTGATTCCCGCGGCCTATGACGTCGCGATGTCCAGCCTCGTACCGCCACCGTTGGGAGTTGAAACGCTCGCGCCGATCGCGCTGGGCAACAATGAATTCGGAATCGGCGAGCCGGATGGCCGGGTGGATTTGCGCATGATGGTCGGCCACTGCAGCTTCGGTTCACCCGACGCATCGCTGCTGGTCTCTCTGCTACCGCAAATCGTGCACGTCCGCGGCGTAGAGCGGCTGGCCACCCTTGTGCAACTGGTACGCGACGAATCACGTGCGCAGCGGCCTGCGCGTGAGGTCGTGCTGTCACGATTGCTGGAAGTGCTGCTCATCGAGGCGCTGCGGTCCACGGCGGAAACGACTGCGTCGCCGGGGCTGGTTCGCGGATTGTCCGATACCCGCCTCGCGGCCGCGATCCGCGTGATGCACGAACACCCTACCCGCGCGTGGACGGTTGCCGAACTCGCGAAGGAAGCCGCCCTGTCGCGCTCGACCTTCTTTGAACGCTTCAACCGCACGGTCGGGATGGCGCCCATGGAATACTTGCTCACCTGGCGCATGGCGCTCGCGAAGGACCTGCTACGCCGCAATAAAGAGCCTGTCGCCGAGGTCGCACAACGCGTTGGCTACAGTTCCGCCAGCACCTTCAGCGTCGCCTTCACGCGGCACGTCGGGCGGCCGCCTGCACAATACGCGCGCGAGGAGCAGGTGATCACCGACGACACGTGA
- a CDS encoding SDR family oxidoreductase encodes MKTVLITGCSSGFGLEIARYFLNRDWQVVATMRTPRADVLPPSDRLRVLTLDVTDRESIRKAVVAAGPIDVLVNNAGFGAASPAELIPMATVRDIFETNTFGTIALTQAVLPQFRQRRAGVVVNVTSSVTLKALPLIAAYSASKAAVNAFTESTALEVEPFGVRVRLVLPGRAPDTRFGENARARIHGFDHAAYADLAGKVVAGLQDTSSPITRAADVAEAVWRAATDPSSPMRIPAGADAEAWAAEVR; translated from the coding sequence ATGAAAACTGTTCTGATCACTGGCTGCTCTTCCGGATTCGGCCTCGAAATCGCCCGCTATTTTCTGAACCGTGACTGGCAAGTCGTGGCCACGATGCGCACGCCACGCGCTGACGTGCTGCCGCCTTCAGACCGCTTGCGCGTGCTGACGCTCGACGTCACCGATCGGGAAAGCATCCGCAAAGCTGTCGTGGCGGCCGGCCCGATCGACGTGCTCGTCAACAATGCGGGCTTTGGCGCGGCGTCTCCCGCGGAACTGATCCCGATGGCGACAGTGCGCGACATTTTCGAGACCAACACCTTCGGCACGATTGCATTGACGCAAGCGGTGCTGCCCCAGTTCCGGCAGCGTCGGGCTGGCGTCGTCGTGAATGTCACGTCGAGCGTCACGCTCAAGGCGCTGCCCCTGATCGCGGCTTATAGCGCGAGCAAGGCTGCGGTTAACGCCTTTACCGAGTCCACGGCGCTCGAAGTCGAGCCGTTCGGCGTGCGGGTCCGGCTGGTACTGCCGGGCCGGGCGCCCGACACCCGGTTCGGTGAGAACGCGCGAGCCCGCATACACGGCTTCGACCACGCGGCATACGCGGATCTCGCCGGCAAAGTCGTCGCGGGGTTGCAGGACACGTCTTCGCCGATCACCCGGGCAGCGGACGTCGCCGAAGCCGTGTGGCGCGCCGCGACGGACCCGTCGTCCCCAATGCGCATTCCGGCCGGTGCGGATGCCGAGGCATGGGCGGCGGAGGTTCGCTGA